A single region of the Thermoanaerobaculia bacterium genome encodes:
- a CDS encoding DUF962 domain-containing protein produces the protein MNGRFASFEDFWPFYVSQHAKPATRRLHFAGTAGALAILGASAALRRPALAAAAPAFAYGLAWFSHFAIEKNRPATFVHPWWSLRGDFRMFGLMLSFRMTGEAERLLAARN, from the coding sequence GTGAACGGACGCTTCGCGAGCTTCGAGGATTTCTGGCCCTTCTACGTGTCGCAGCACGCGAAGCCCGCGACGCGGCGGCTGCACTTCGCGGGCACGGCCGGGGCTCTGGCGATCCTCGGGGCTTCGGCGGCGCTCCGCCGTCCGGCGCTCGCCGCGGCTGCTCCCGCGTTCGCCTATGGCCTCGCGTGGTTCTCGCACTTCGCGATCGAGAAGAACCGGCCGGCGACCTTCGTCCATCCGTGGTGGTCCCTGCGCGGCGATTTTCGGATGTTCGGCCTGATGCTCTCGTTCCGCATGACCGGCGAGGCGGAGAGGCTGCTCGCCGCGAGAAATTGA
- a CDS encoding cysteine dioxygenase family protein — MNLPQRIQELLAELAARTERPTPGSVLLPIAREVESCLDRVRYSGERYMRHPVYLAPDWEIMMIAWESGQKTPIHDHRGVMGSMLVMSGGLVEECFETPDDRPQLLERADRASGTTCLTSPTLLHRLFPRRGRSLSLHVYRPPLREMGIWEADGMREIRASEYDLPADTLTKQIS; from the coding sequence GTGAATCTTCCCCAGCGGATCCAGGAGCTCCTTGCCGAGCTCGCCGCGAGAACCGAGCGGCCGACGCCCGGCTCCGTGCTCCTGCCGATCGCGCGCGAAGTCGAGTCCTGCCTCGACCGCGTGCGCTACAGCGGCGAGCGATACATGCGCCATCCGGTGTATCTCGCGCCCGACTGGGAAATCATGATGATCGCCTGGGAATCCGGGCAGAAGACCCCGATCCACGATCACCGCGGCGTGATGGGCTCGATGCTCGTGATGTCGGGAGGTCTCGTCGAGGAGTGCTTCGAGACTCCCGACGACCGCCCGCAGCTGCTCGAGCGCGCCGATCGCGCCTCCGGGACGACCTGCCTGACGAGCCCGACGCTCCTCCACCGGCTCTTTCCCCGGCGCGGCCGCTCGCTCTCGCTCCACGTCTACCGGCCGCCCCTCCGCGAGATGGGGATCTGGGAAGCGGACGGGATGCGGGAAATTCGCGCGTCTGAGTACGACCTGCCGGCCGATACCCTCACCAAACAGATCAGCTGA
- a CDS encoding TIGR00730 family Rossman fold protein, whose protein sequence is MDRKADRFAKPETPRPEGLLAGPRPRLAELRSVLQILGEFIRGFRALHFVGPCVCVFGSARFKEDHPYYAVAREMGRRIAKLGFTVMTGGGPGIMEAANRGARDVGGPSIGCNIELPMEQKPNPYLDRWITFHHFYMRKVMMVKYSYAFVVMPGGLGTLDELFESLTLIQTKKILSFPVVVMEKSFWAPMTEMLEKMVAEATIAPEDLHLILLTDSIDEAIAHIEKHAIEQFGLRRRKAPSRSRILREPAHPKPSRRPVPAARR, encoded by the coding sequence GTGGATCGAAAAGCGGACCGGTTCGCCAAGCCCGAGACGCCGCGTCCCGAAGGCCTGCTGGCCGGTCCGCGGCCGCGGCTCGCCGAGCTTCGTTCGGTTCTCCAGATCCTCGGCGAGTTCATCCGCGGGTTCCGCGCGCTGCATTTCGTCGGTCCCTGCGTCTGCGTCTTCGGCTCCGCGCGGTTCAAGGAGGACCATCCTTACTACGCCGTCGCGCGCGAGATGGGACGTCGCATCGCGAAGCTCGGTTTCACCGTCATGACCGGAGGCGGTCCCGGAATCATGGAGGCGGCCAACCGTGGCGCACGGGACGTCGGCGGCCCCTCGATCGGATGCAACATCGAGCTCCCGATGGAGCAGAAACCGAACCCGTACCTCGATCGCTGGATCACCTTCCACCATTTCTACATGCGGAAGGTGATGATGGTGAAGTACTCGTACGCCTTCGTCGTCATGCCCGGCGGCCTCGGCACGCTGGACGAGCTCTTCGAGTCCCTGACGCTCATCCAGACGAAGAAGATCCTCTCGTTTCCGGTCGTCGTGATGGAGAAGTCGTTCTGGGCGCCGATGACGGAAATGCTCGAGAAGATGGTCGCCGAGGCGACGATCGCCCCGGAGGACCTGCATCTCATCCTCCTCACCGATTCGATCGACGAGGCGATCGCCCACATCGAGAAGCACGCGATCGAGCAGTTCGGCCTGCGGCGAAGGAAAGCTCCCTCCCGGTCGCGGATCCTGCGGGAGCCGGCTCATCCCAAACCGAGCCGGCGTCCTGTCCCGGCGGCCCGTCGCTAG
- a CDS encoding ABC transporter ATP-binding protein, which translates to MNSDTSPAIRCRGLRKAFGSVQAVNGLDLEIPRGECFGLLGPNGAGKTTTIEILEGLTVRDGGEVEILGMAWESAARAIRRRIGVSLQESRTTEKLTVFETLRLFRSFYDAGIDPEEAMRFLSLEEKRNTWVVKLSGGQRQRLAVACALVGDPEVLFLDEPTTGLDPQSRLQLWDRVEALRERGKTILLTTHYMDEAERLCARVAIMDHGKIIAEGTPPELIGRLHASNILEFSSEPMIAEEDVHGIAGAREIRARDSRWLVSVDSLVTAIPSLFPLLERQNARLVTLSTHRATLEDVFVALTGRELRDE; encoded by the coding sequence GTGAATTCCGACACATCTCCCGCGATCCGCTGCCGCGGCCTGCGAAAGGCGTTCGGATCCGTCCAGGCGGTCAACGGACTGGACCTCGAGATCCCCCGCGGCGAATGCTTCGGCCTGCTCGGCCCCAACGGCGCCGGAAAGACGACGACGATCGAGATCCTCGAGGGCCTCACGGTGCGCGACGGCGGCGAAGTGGAGATCCTCGGAATGGCGTGGGAATCGGCCGCGCGGGCGATCCGCCGACGGATCGGCGTCTCGCTCCAGGAATCCCGCACGACCGAGAAGCTGACGGTGTTCGAAACGCTCCGGCTGTTCCGCTCGTTCTACGACGCCGGGATCGATCCCGAGGAGGCGATGCGGTTCCTGTCGCTGGAAGAGAAGAGGAACACGTGGGTCGTCAAGCTCTCCGGCGGCCAGCGCCAGCGGCTCGCGGTCGCGTGCGCGCTCGTGGGGGATCCCGAGGTCCTCTTCCTGGACGAGCCGACGACCGGGCTCGATCCGCAGAGCCGCCTCCAGCTCTGGGATCGGGTCGAGGCGCTGCGCGAACGGGGCAAGACGATCCTCCTGACGACTCACTACATGGACGAAGCGGAACGGCTCTGCGCGCGCGTCGCGATCATGGACCACGGAAAGATCATCGCGGAAGGCACGCCTCCCGAGCTGATCGGGCGCCTCCACGCGTCGAACATCCTCGAGTTCTCGAGCGAGCCGATGATCGCGGAGGAGGACGTCCACGGGATCGCGGGCGCCCGCGAAATCCGCGCGCGCGACTCTCGATGGCTCGTCTCCGTCGATTCGCTCGTCACCGCGATCCCGTCGCTCTTCCCGCTCCTCGAACGGCAGAACGCGCGGCTCGTGACGCTGTCGACGCACCGCGCGACGCTGGAAGACGTGTTCGTGGCCCTGACCGGGCGGGAGCTGCGCGATGAGTGA
- a CDS encoding ABC transporter permease, which produces MSEPRPTMPPARGPAIPTSASSGSKTPVAPPLLELTRIRILAFFREPGAVFWVFVFPILMGLALGFAFREKPPEKIAVGVETGALPPPILAAVSRDADLAVREFADEAEARRALTFGKIALLVEPGTPLRYRYDPTRPESRTARLALDHAVQRGAGAPEPMPTRSELVREKGSRYIDFLLPGILGLNLMGTGMWGIGFSVLTSRIKKTLKLLAATPMSKRDYLLSHLLGRSVFLAFEVPFILLFGVLVFKVPIRGSILSLAALCVLGAFTFAGIGLLTTARAQTLESGSGLMNLVMIPMWLLSGSFFSADRFPKAIQPFIQALPLTALNNALRAVMLEGKSLATNAGEMAILAAWGIVTFVVALRIFRWQ; this is translated from the coding sequence ATGAGTGAACCTCGGCCGACGATGCCCCCGGCCCGGGGGCCCGCGATCCCGACGTCGGCGTCTTCCGGGTCGAAGACCCCGGTCGCGCCGCCGCTCCTCGAGCTCACCCGCATCCGGATCCTCGCGTTCTTCCGGGAGCCGGGCGCCGTTTTCTGGGTGTTCGTCTTTCCGATCCTGATGGGGCTCGCGCTCGGCTTCGCGTTCCGCGAAAAGCCGCCGGAGAAGATCGCCGTCGGAGTGGAAACGGGCGCGCTCCCGCCGCCCATCCTCGCGGCCGTGTCCCGCGATGCCGACCTCGCCGTGCGGGAGTTCGCCGACGAGGCGGAGGCGCGCCGGGCGCTGACGTTCGGGAAAATCGCGCTCCTCGTCGAGCCGGGAACGCCTCTTCGGTATCGCTACGATCCCACGCGGCCGGAGTCGCGAACGGCGCGGCTCGCGCTCGATCACGCCGTGCAGAGAGGCGCGGGAGCCCCGGAACCGATGCCCACGCGGTCCGAGCTCGTCCGGGAGAAGGGCTCTCGCTACATTGACTTCCTCCTCCCGGGCATCCTCGGGCTGAACCTCATGGGAACGGGAATGTGGGGCATCGGCTTCTCGGTGCTCACGTCGCGGATCAAGAAGACGCTCAAGCTCCTCGCCGCGACGCCGATGAGCAAGCGCGACTACCTACTCTCGCACCTGCTCGGCCGGAGCGTCTTCCTCGCCTTCGAAGTGCCGTTCATCCTCCTGTTCGGCGTGCTCGTCTTCAAGGTCCCGATCCGCGGGTCGATCCTGTCGCTCGCGGCGCTTTGCGTGCTCGGCGCGTTCACGTTCGCCGGAATCGGGCTGCTCACGACGGCGCGGGCGCAGACGCTCGAGTCCGGCTCGGGGCTGATGAACCTCGTCATGATCCCGATGTGGCTCCTCTCCGGGTCGTTCTTCTCGGCGGACCGTTTTCCCAAGGCGATCCAGCCCTTCATCCAGGCGCTCCCGCTGACGGCGCTCAACAACGCGCTGCGCGCCGTGATGCTCGAAGGAAAGTCGCTCGCCACGAACGCGGGCGAGATGGCGATCCTCGCCGCGTGGGGGATCGTGACCTTCGTGGTGGCGCTTCGGATCTTCCGGTGGCAATAA
- a CDS encoding DUF5818 domain-containing protein, with product MKKAWAGIGVLVIAAAGAGISRASDDVVVTGYVSDSMCGLDHSAMQDKHGGVAKFSDAACVKACVEGGAKYVLADREGNRTYNLKDQHKMEKFAGQRVQIRGDLKGDMLDPEKVTLAP from the coding sequence ATGAAGAAAGCATGGGCGGGAATCGGCGTCCTCGTGATCGCGGCGGCGGGGGCCGGGATCTCGCGCGCGAGCGACGACGTCGTCGTCACTGGATACGTCAGCGACAGCATGTGCGGTCTCGATCATTCGGCGATGCAGGACAAGCACGGGGGTGTCGCGAAGTTCTCCGACGCCGCCTGCGTCAAGGCGTGCGTCGAAGGGGGCGCGAAGTACGTCCTCGCCGACCGCGAGGGGAACCGGACCTACAACCTGAAGGACCAGCACAAGATGGAGAAGTTCGCGGGCCAGCGGGTCCAGATCCGCGGCGATCTCAAGGGCGACATGCTCGACCCGGAAAAGGTGACGCTGGCGCCTTAG
- a CDS encoding ornithine cyclodeaminase family protein, which produces MTLLLSAADVRRLLPMDDAIHAMEGAFRALSDGEARLPLRTIVWTPDRAGGLGVMPGYLPARLGAKVVSVFPGNHGTELDSHQGVVLLFEAERGRLVAIADATAITAIRTAAVSGLATRLLARNDAGDLAIFGSGTQARSHLEAMLAVRRIRRVRIWSRSAENARAFAAREGARHRVTIEVASSAEEAARGADLLCTATSSKEPVLRGEWLSPGAHVNAAGSSVASARELDSAAVARASFFVDRRESTLNESGDFLFARAEGAVTEQHIRAELGDVLTGKAAGRRSPDEITLFKSLGLAIEDGAAAEHVRRRAIEAGIGVEFDFGGRREP; this is translated from the coding sequence ATGACTCTCCTGCTGTCGGCCGCCGACGTGAGGCGCCTGCTCCCGATGGACGACGCGATCCACGCGATGGAAGGGGCCTTTCGCGCCCTTTCGGACGGCGAAGCGCGCCTGCCCCTGCGGACGATCGTGTGGACGCCGGACCGCGCGGGAGGGCTCGGCGTCATGCCGGGCTATCTGCCGGCGCGCCTGGGAGCGAAGGTGGTCAGCGTCTTCCCGGGAAATCACGGGACGGAGCTCGATTCGCATCAGGGCGTCGTCCTCCTCTTCGAGGCCGAGCGCGGCCGGCTCGTGGCCATCGCCGACGCCACCGCGATCACCGCGATCCGCACCGCCGCCGTCTCCGGCCTCGCGACGCGGCTTCTCGCGCGAAACGACGCCGGGGATCTCGCGATCTTCGGGTCGGGAACGCAGGCCCGCAGTCACCTCGAGGCGATGCTCGCCGTCCGCCGCATCCGGCGCGTCCGGATCTGGAGCCGGTCGGCGGAGAACGCGCGCGCCTTCGCGGCTCGGGAAGGAGCACGCCACCGGGTGACGATCGAAGTCGCTTCTTCGGCGGAAGAAGCGGCTCGCGGCGCCGACCTCCTCTGCACGGCGACGTCGTCGAAGGAGCCGGTCCTTCGGGGCGAATGGCTCTCCCCCGGCGCGCACGTCAACGCCGCGGGATCGAGCGTCGCGTCCGCACGGGAGCTCGATTCCGCCGCGGTGGCCCGGGCTTCTTTCTTCGTCGATCGCCGCGAGTCGACCCTCAACGAATCCGGGGACTTCCTCTTCGCCCGGGCGGAGGGCGCCGTGACGGAGCAGCACATCCGGGCGGAGCTCGGCGACGTGCTCACCGGAAAGGCCGCCGGCCGACGGTCGCCGGACGAGATCACGCTCTTCAAATCCCTCGGCCTCGCGATCGAGGACGGGGCGGCCGCGGAACACGTCCGGCGGCGCGCGATCGAAGCGGGAATCGGCGTCGAATTCGATTTCGGCGGAAGACGGGAACCGTGA
- a CDS encoding pyridoxal-phosphate dependent enzyme, producing MTPLSPVSIEEILAARDRIAGAALRTPLVRWNGEAPPGVEIHLKLECLQPIGSFKIRGAVNAIASADPERLAGGVYTASAGNMAQGVAWAARRRGIPCTVIVPEHAPSAKIRAIERLGASIEKRPFDAWWRVLAEHGSPERRDFFVHPVSDPGVIAGNGTIGLEIVEDLPDVDAVVVPYGGGGLSSGIACAFRARRPAARVFAAEVETAAPLFPSFAAGTPSVPSYAPSFVDGIGAKALLPEMWPMVRELLAGSIVVSLAETAAAIRTLVERHRVVAEGAGGAAVAAALTGKTGPGRIVAVVSGGNIDPEKLAIILTGGIP from the coding sequence GTGACGCCGCTCTCCCCCGTTTCGATCGAGGAAATCCTCGCGGCGCGCGATCGCATCGCCGGGGCGGCCCTGCGGACGCCGCTCGTCCGGTGGAACGGCGAGGCTCCGCCGGGCGTGGAAATCCATCTCAAGCTCGAGTGTCTTCAGCCGATCGGGTCCTTCAAGATCCGCGGAGCCGTCAACGCGATCGCCTCGGCCGATCCGGAACGGCTCGCGGGAGGCGTCTACACGGCGAGCGCGGGAAACATGGCGCAGGGAGTCGCGTGGGCCGCCCGGCGCCGGGGAATTCCGTGCACGGTGATCGTCCCGGAGCACGCTCCCTCCGCGAAGATCCGGGCGATCGAGCGCCTCGGGGCCTCGATCGAGAAGAGACCGTTCGACGCCTGGTGGAGGGTGCTCGCCGAGCACGGCTCGCCGGAGCGCCGGGACTTCTTCGTCCATCCGGTGAGCGACCCCGGCGTGATCGCGGGGAACGGGACGATCGGCCTCGAGATCGTCGAAGACCTCCCCGACGTCGATGCCGTCGTGGTTCCCTACGGCGGCGGCGGGCTCTCGTCCGGAATCGCCTGCGCCTTCCGCGCGCGGCGTCCCGCCGCGCGCGTGTTCGCCGCGGAGGTCGAGACGGCGGCGCCGCTGTTTCCTTCCTTCGCGGCCGGGACGCCCTCCGTTCCCTCTTACGCGCCGAGCTTCGTCGACGGCATCGGGGCCAAGGCGCTCCTCCCCGAGATGTGGCCGATGGTCCGCGAGCTCCTCGCGGGATCGATCGTCGTCTCCCTCGCGGAGACCGCTGCCGCGATCCGGACGCTCGTCGAGCGCCACCGCGTCGTCGCGGAGGGCGCCGGCGGCGCGGCCGTCGCCGCCGCGCTCACGGGAAAGACGGGTCCCGGCAGGATCGTCGCGGTCGTGTCGGGAGGAAACATCGATCCGGAGAAGCTGGCGATCATTCTGACCGGCGGAATCCCGTAG
- a CDS encoding DNA-formamidopyrimidine glycosylase family protein — protein MPELPDVAVYVECLERAIGGRTLERVRIASPFVLRSYDPPISEAEGKAVRGVRRIGKRVVFALDGELFLVVHLMIAGRFHWKPKGARIAGKVNLASFDFDRGSLFLTEASPKKRASIHLVRGEDALASFARGGIEPLEATAAEFDAVLRSENHTLKRALTDPRLFSGIGNAYSDEILHAAKLSPVKLTGRLTAQERTRLYDATRTTLARWIERIRAETGDGFPEKVTAFRKGMAVHGRFGEPCPDCGAPVQRIVHGENEANYCAPCQTGGRLLADRALSRLMHDWPKTLDEWEERKRR, from the coding sequence GTGCCGGAGCTTCCCGACGTCGCGGTGTACGTCGAGTGCCTCGAGCGGGCGATCGGCGGCCGCACCCTCGAGCGGGTGCGGATCGCGAGCCCGTTCGTGCTCCGCTCGTACGACCCGCCGATCTCGGAGGCCGAGGGAAAGGCCGTCCGCGGAGTCCGCCGGATCGGGAAGCGGGTGGTGTTCGCTCTCGACGGCGAGCTCTTCCTCGTCGTCCATCTCATGATCGCCGGCCGCTTCCACTGGAAGCCGAAGGGCGCGAGGATCGCGGGGAAGGTGAACCTCGCCTCCTTCGATTTCGATCGCGGCTCCCTGTTCCTCACCGAAGCGAGCCCGAAGAAGCGCGCTTCGATCCACCTCGTCCGGGGAGAGGATGCGCTCGCGTCGTTCGCCCGCGGCGGCATCGAGCCCCTCGAGGCGACGGCGGCGGAATTCGACGCCGTCCTGAGGTCGGAAAACCACACGCTGAAGCGCGCTCTGACCGACCCGCGGCTCTTTTCCGGGATCGGGAACGCGTATTCGGACGAGATCCTCCACGCCGCGAAACTCTCCCCCGTCAAGCTGACCGGCCGCCTCACCGCGCAAGAGAGGACACGGCTCTACGACGCGACGCGAACGACGCTCGCGCGCTGGATCGAGCGGATCCGGGCCGAAACCGGGGACGGCTTTCCCGAGAAGGTGACCGCGTTCCGGAAGGGGATGGCCGTTCACGGACGCTTCGGCGAGCCATGTCCCGATTGCGGCGCCCCCGTGCAGCGGATCGTCCACGGCGAGAACGAGGCGAACTACTGCGCTCCCTGCCAGACGGGCGGCAGGCTCCTCGCCGACCGGGCGCTCTCGCGGCTGATGCACGACTGGCCGAAGACCCTGGACGAATGGGAAGAGCGAAAACGGCGCTGA
- a CDS encoding zinc-dependent alcohol dehydrogenase family protein — MRAMVLSRSGTNALLDPAERPSPEPGRGEIAIAVEACGVCRTDLHILDGEVPAALPVVPGHQVAGRVAKVGGGVAGFREGDAVGVGWLWRTCGVCRFCTTARENLCLSPLHTGRDRDGGWAETMVASAAFAFPLPAGLRPEAAAPLLCAGIIGYRSLALSGIRPGGRLGLVGFGASAHLAIQVALHRKCEVYVFTREERHRRLAREMGAVWAGEVSDEPGVPLDAAVTFAPSGDLIPAMLPRLDRGATLAVNAIHMSPIPAFPFDEIYWERGVRSVASYTRRDAEEFLALAAEIPIRARVETFPLEQAGAALVGIRRGEIEGAAVLRVR; from the coding sequence ATGCGCGCGATGGTCCTCTCGCGGAGCGGCACGAACGCCCTCCTCGACCCCGCCGAGAGGCCGAGCCCCGAGCCCGGCCGCGGGGAGATCGCGATCGCCGTCGAAGCGTGCGGGGTCTGCCGGACGGATCTCCACATCCTCGACGGAGAGGTGCCGGCGGCGCTGCCCGTGGTGCCGGGACATCAGGTCGCCGGGCGGGTGGCGAAGGTGGGCGGAGGCGTTGCCGGTTTCCGCGAGGGAGACGCGGTCGGCGTCGGCTGGCTCTGGCGAACCTGCGGGGTCTGCCGCTTCTGCACGACGGCCCGCGAAAACCTCTGTCTTTCCCCGCTCCACACGGGCCGGGACCGGGACGGGGGTTGGGCCGAAACGATGGTCGCCAGCGCGGCATTCGCCTTTCCGCTTCCCGCCGGGCTGCGCCCGGAAGCCGCCGCGCCGCTCCTTTGCGCGGGGATCATCGGATACCGTTCGCTGGCGCTCTCCGGGATCCGCCCCGGGGGCCGGCTCGGCCTCGTCGGATTCGGGGCCTCGGCGCACCTGGCGATCCAGGTGGCGCTCCACCGGAAATGCGAGGTCTACGTCTTCACGCGCGAGGAGCGGCACCGGCGCCTCGCGCGCGAGATGGGCGCGGTCTGGGCGGGAGAAGTCTCGGACGAGCCGGGCGTCCCGCTCGACGCCGCCGTGACGTTCGCGCCCTCGGGGGACCTGATTCCGGCGATGCTCCCCCGCCTCGACCGCGGCGCCACCCTCGCGGTGAACGCGATCCACATGAGTCCGATCCCCGCGTTCCCGTTCGACGAGATCTACTGGGAACGCGGCGTCCGAAGCGTCGCCAGCTACACGCGGCGCGATGCGGAAGAGTTCCTCGCGCTCGCGGCGGAGATCCCGATCCGCGCCCGCGTCGAGACGTTCCCCCTCGAGCAGGCCGGTGCGGCGCTCGTCGGGATCCGCCGCGGCGAAATCGAGGGGGCGGCCGTCCTCCGCGTGCGGTGA
- a CDS encoding sulfite exporter TauE/SafE family protein, translating to MTLPHILVLVASSLGAGVMNAMAGGGTILTYPTLLFLGESAIVANATSTIALWPGAAASMWGYRRDVATHREWLKTLLVPSLLGGAVGSILLLRTPEKAFERLAPFLILFATVLFLAQGAVSRSSAARSAQPRSAARLAAALLFQFAVAVYGGYFGAGIGILMLATLGFLGLSDIHAMNGLKNFFGMCINAVAAAYFILRGAVEWRAALVMIGGAIAGGYGGARFARRIGKAKSRAAVAVIGFGIAILLFVRGIR from the coding sequence GTGACGCTCCCGCACATCCTCGTGCTCGTCGCCTCGTCGCTCGGCGCCGGGGTGATGAACGCGATGGCGGGCGGAGGCACGATCCTCACGTATCCGACCCTCCTCTTCCTCGGCGAATCGGCGATCGTCGCCAACGCGACGTCGACGATCGCGCTCTGGCCGGGGGCGGCCGCCAGCATGTGGGGCTACCGCCGCGACGTCGCGACGCATCGCGAGTGGCTGAAGACGCTCCTCGTCCCGAGCCTGCTCGGAGGCGCCGTCGGGTCGATCCTCCTCCTCCGGACGCCCGAAAAGGCGTTCGAGCGCCTCGCGCCGTTCCTGATCCTCTTCGCGACGGTGCTCTTCCTCGCGCAGGGCGCGGTGTCGAGGTCGTCCGCCGCGCGATCGGCCCAGCCGCGCTCGGCGGCCCGGCTCGCGGCGGCGCTCCTCTTCCAGTTCGCCGTGGCGGTCTACGGGGGTTACTTCGGAGCGGGGATCGGGATCCTGATGCTCGCGACCCTCGGCTTCCTCGGCCTCTCCGACATCCACGCGATGAACGGCCTGAAGAACTTCTTCGGAATGTGCATCAACGCCGTCGCCGCCGCTTACTTCATCCTCCGCGGGGCCGTCGAATGGCGGGCGGCGCTCGTCATGATCGGCGGCGCGATCGCCGGGGGTTACGGCGGCGCCCGCTTCGCCCGGCGCATCGGAAAAGCGAAGTCGCGCGCGGCGGTCGCGGTGATCGGCTTCGGCATCGCGATCCTCCTCTTCGTGCGCGGTATCCGGTGA
- a CDS encoding sodium-independent anion transporter, which translates to MLADPGGVARRRIPPGVEVYEINGPFFFGAADKILDVLGVVARKPSAFIFRLRNVPAIDATGIRVLDDLDEAFRRRGIRFVLAGLHAQPFLALDRAGGLDRYGRENLAADLDEALALAERAAPKTGAV; encoded by the coding sequence ATGCTCGCCGACCCGGGCGGCGTCGCGCGGAGGCGCATTCCGCCCGGCGTGGAGGTCTACGAGATCAACGGTCCTTTCTTCTTCGGAGCCGCCGACAAGATCCTCGACGTCCTCGGCGTCGTCGCGCGGAAGCCGTCCGCCTTCATCTTCCGGCTCCGCAACGTGCCGGCGATCGACGCGACCGGAATCCGTGTCCTGGACGATCTGGACGAGGCCTTCCGGCGGCGCGGGATCCGCTTCGTCCTGGCGGGCCTCCACGCGCAGCCGTTCCTCGCGCTGGACCGCGCCGGGGGTCTCGACCGCTACGGACGCGAAAACCTCGCGGCCGACCTGGACGAGGCGCTCGCCCTGGCCGAGCGGGCCGCTCCGAAAACCGGGGCCGTTTGA
- a CDS encoding universal stress protein yields MNEKDRFRILLPMAPEESCSEVLPLLSAIFPPAATHVRRLYVSRPLHSDAFLPEMYADFEEITRIDREARLAANELARRNTEPLERAGFAVETDVAEGFPIAEVTREMFAWSADLTVIRATRPEMRETRLGQLTSALLRQSTTPLLIHRSIPEEWRLRRVLIATDFSEASRASADWGMAIAAAAGAEAHLLYVLARHGTRRLDSGALLRAGTDEIARWRAHLTPGFGIPVSDAHVVSAEFPAEGILNFARESGFDLVALAGTGRSAMSGLLLGSNARTVVRDADRPVLLVPTHSRIEPGAAMAKLRAAAVPSVA; encoded by the coding sequence ATGAACGAAAAGGACCGATTTCGAATTCTCCTTCCGATGGCCCCGGAGGAGTCCTGCAGCGAAGTGCTTCCGCTGCTTTCCGCGATCTTTCCGCCGGCCGCGACGCACGTGCGCCGGCTCTACGTCTCGCGCCCCCTCCATTCCGACGCCTTCCTTCCCGAGATGTACGCCGATTTCGAGGAAATCACGCGGATCGACCGCGAGGCGCGCCTCGCCGCCAACGAGCTCGCGCGCCGGAACACCGAACCGCTCGAGCGTGCGGGGTTCGCCGTCGAGACCGACGTCGCGGAAGGGTTTCCGATCGCGGAGGTCACCCGCGAGATGTTCGCCTGGAGCGCGGACCTGACGGTGATCCGCGCGACGCGGCCGGAGATGCGGGAAACCCGGCTCGGGCAGCTCACGTCCGCGCTCCTCCGGCAGTCGACGACGCCTCTCCTGATCCATCGAAGCATCCCCGAGGAGTGGCGGCTCCGCCGCGTGCTCATCGCGACCGATTTCTCCGAAGCGTCGCGGGCGAGCGCGGACTGGGGCATGGCGATCGCGGCGGCCGCCGGTGCGGAGGCGCATCTCCTCTACGTGCTCGCCCGCCACGGCACCCGGCGTCTCGATTCCGGAGCGCTCCTGCGCGCCGGCACCGACGAGATCGCCCGCTGGCGTGCCCATCTCACCCCCGGGTTCGGGATTCCCGTCAGCGACGCCCATGTCGTTTCCGCGGAATTCCCGGCCGAGGGAATCCTGAACTTCGCCCGCGAGTCGGGTTTCGACCTCGTCGCTCTCGCCGGCACCGGCCGGTCGGCGATGTCGGGTCTTCTGCTCGGTTCGAACGCGCGGACTGTCGTTCGCGACGCGGACCGCCCCGTGCTGCTCGTCCCGACCCACAGCCGGATCGAGCCGGGGGCCGCGATGGCGAAGCTCCGGGCCGCCGCGGTTCCTTCGGTCGCCTGA